A single Dermacentor albipictus isolate Rhodes 1998 colony chromosome 3, USDA_Dalb.pri_finalv2, whole genome shotgun sequence DNA region contains:
- the Archease gene encoding protein archease-like, which produces MSFGDDESWYELVERDDFSDEELSIPPIKYEYLDHTADVQLHGWGDDLTEAFEQVAVAMFAYMTEIDKVDIHATCDIKAEAEDMVGLLYHFLDELLFVFSAEPFMIGKKVKILEFDKEAFRIKAKVYGEVFDLGKHPQGTEVKAITYSNMQVWDNPNQHEVFAIIDI; this is translated from the exons ATGTCGTTTGGTGACGACGAATCCTGGTACGAGTTGGTTGAACGAGACGACTTCTCCGACGAGGAGCTTTCGATACCGCCCATAAAGTACGAAT atcTTGATCACACTGCTGATGTTCA GCTTCATGGAT GGGGTGATGACTTGACCGAAGCCTTTGAACAA GTAGCTGTTGCAATGTTTGCCTACATGACAGAAATTGACAAAGTTGACATTCATGCCACGTGTGACATCAAAGCAGAAG CTGAAGACATGGTTGGCCTGCTGTACCATTTTTTAGATGAGCTGCTGTTTGTTTTTAGTGCAGAACCATTTATGATTGGAAAA AAAGTCAAGATTCTTGAATTTGATAAGGAAGCTTTTAGGATAAAGGCCAAAGT ATATGGTGAAGTGTTTGACCTTGGCAAGCACCCTCAG GGCACTGAAGTGAAGGCGATCACATACTCCAACATGCAAGTCTGGGATAACCCAAACCAGCATGAGGTGTTTGCAATTATTGACATATAA